Proteins from one Thermococcus bergensis genomic window:
- a CDS encoding alpha-amylase family glycosyl hydrolase translates to MQAKKLRRLVIYEVFPRNHTEEGTLRALAEDLERIKSLGVDFVWLMPIYPIGEEGRKGSLGSPYAIRDYRAINPELGTLEDFKEFVEKAHKLGLKVMIDIVYNHTSRDSKLLEEHPEWFYTVDGKPSRKVPNWSDVYDLDYSNRELWKYQIETLKFWARYVDGFRCDVAPLVPLEFWETAKKEVAEVNPNLIWLAETVHPSFVRWLRERGFRVHSDVEMHRVFEITYDYDGREVLEGYLQGERTLSSYVDYLYVQDTLYPADYVKLRFLENHDLPRAAKIFRDELRLKNWTAFTFMLKGATLIYAGQEYAIEKQPSLFEKDPIPWEEGNEEFSSFIKKLIEIKKSIDCNSQRVYLAKEGVAVVECKNAVGIFNLEGKIGEIEIEVKGIDLLTGRKVESKDGKIEVPFEPIIISL, encoded by the coding sequence GTGCAGGCTAAAAAGTTGAGAAGGCTCGTTATATATGAGGTCTTCCCGAGAAACCACACTGAAGAGGGAACCCTAAGGGCGTTAGCTGAGGATTTGGAGAGGATAAAATCCCTCGGTGTGGACTTTGTTTGGCTGATGCCCATATATCCAATAGGGGAAGAAGGCAGGAAGGGTTCTCTTGGCTCTCCCTATGCTATAAGGGATTATCGGGCAATAAATCCTGAGCTGGGAACGCTTGAAGATTTTAAAGAATTTGTTGAGAAAGCTCATAAGCTTGGGCTTAAGGTCATGATAGACATTGTATACAACCACACCTCGCGAGATTCAAAGCTTTTGGAAGAGCACCCCGAATGGTTCTATACAGTTGATGGCAAGCCTTCAAGAAAGGTTCCGAACTGGAGCGATGTTTACGACCTTGACTACTCCAACAGAGAGCTCTGGAAATATCAAATAGAGACCTTGAAGTTCTGGGCCAGGTATGTAGATGGGTTTAGATGCGATGTTGCTCCTCTTGTTCCATTGGAATTCTGGGAGACAGCCAAAAAAGAAGTTGCTGAGGTTAATCCCAACCTCATTTGGCTGGCTGAGACGGTACATCCTTCTTTTGTTAGGTGGCTGCGGGAGAGGGGGTTTAGAGTCCACTCGGATGTTGAGATGCATCGGGTATTTGAAATCACCTACGACTACGATGGGAGGGAAGTGCTGGAGGGATACCTTCAGGGAGAAAGAACCCTATCGAGCTATGTAGACTACCTCTACGTTCAGGATACGCTGTATCCTGCGGATTACGTTAAGCTCAGGTTTCTGGAGAACCACGATTTGCCGAGGGCAGCAAAGATATTTAGAGATGAGCTCCGCCTAAAGAACTGGACGGCATTTACGTTTATGCTCAAGGGGGCTACACTGATATATGCAGGTCAGGAGTATGCCATCGAAAAGCAGCCGAGCCTCTTTGAAAAGGACCCTATTCCCTGGGAAGAGGGGAATGAGGAGTTTTCATCTTTTATCAAGAAACTAATCGAGATTAAAAAGTCAATTGACTGCAACAGTCAAAGGGTGTATTTGGCAAAGGAAGGAGTTGCGGTTGTAGAGTGCAAAAATGCGGTTGGAATCTTCAACTTGGAGGGCAAAATCGGAGAGATAGAGATTGAAGTTAAGGGAATAGACCTTCTGACAGGTAGAAAGGTTGAAAGCAAAGATGGGAAGATAGAGGTGCCTTTTGAGCCGATAATAATCTCTCTTTGA
- the herA gene encoding DNA double-strand break repair helicase HerA, producing the protein MKIAEEAVGIVKGEASVIGYDFSAHPEVNLQFGEFVVAQNRNGEWVIGTIRKLQNINWLLISGKSTYQSLQLDLEQYGESIEDNEEVIASVRVLGKLNFNGERIDVLPNRVPIPNGRTVYRLSDEVLKAIYNPGEGYINVGTLLLRENVPIYLNADELVSRHFAVLAVTGAGKSNTVAVMISQIVEKLRGTVVVLDPHGDYVKLKLPDTGKKYVKIIDAKIRPEEMDSEELADLIEVAKNATIQREFLAKAWETIKYENPNLGGRELIEKLMETINDWIRNKAAIYWDEGKKDYLTEELKSDRVETLRGVVLRLRRFLRNYGGLLTSEDLISQIEPGKANVIDLGPLDEGQMKVVVGKLLQGIFEARVDYEKARKTLERIEEELRESRAAKTSKLEEEIEELKELMKSIEKKSKALAEPILMIVEEAHIFAPQGEHNDAVRVLSRIAREGRKFGVGLGIVSQRPNKLNEDVLSQTNTKIILRIVNPRDQEYVLKASEQLSNDLLADIASLGKGEAVIVGQAIALPALVKIYNFKEKGGDYGGEDIGVVSRWRKRAEEEKREEEIQQAYEDEGIEYDL; encoded by the coding sequence ATGAAAATAGCGGAAGAGGCCGTGGGTATTGTTAAAGGTGAGGCAAGCGTTATAGGGTACGATTTTTCTGCTCATCCAGAGGTAAACTTGCAGTTTGGAGAGTTCGTTGTTGCCCAAAACAGGAATGGAGAGTGGGTTATCGGCACAATCAGAAAGCTCCAAAACATAAATTGGCTCCTCATAAGTGGAAAAAGCACATATCAATCTCTTCAGCTTGATTTGGAGCAATACGGAGAGAGCATTGAGGACAATGAAGAAGTTATCGCTAGCGTAAGGGTGCTGGGCAAACTCAATTTTAACGGCGAGAGAATTGATGTTTTACCAAACAGAGTCCCAATCCCCAATGGAAGAACTGTTTATAGGCTAAGCGACGAAGTCCTCAAGGCAATATACAACCCCGGAGAGGGATACATCAACGTGGGAACTCTCCTCCTAAGGGAAAACGTGCCAATATATCTGAACGCTGACGAGCTTGTATCAAGGCATTTTGCCGTTTTGGCAGTTACCGGAGCAGGTAAGTCAAACACCGTTGCAGTGATGATAAGCCAGATCGTCGAAAAGCTCAGGGGGACGGTAGTTGTCCTAGACCCGCACGGAGATTACGTAAAGCTGAAGCTTCCAGACACTGGGAAGAAATACGTCAAGATAATAGATGCCAAAATAAGACCTGAAGAAATGGATAGTGAAGAGCTGGCAGACCTGATAGAAGTCGCAAAAAACGCCACCATACAGAGAGAATTTCTAGCTAAAGCATGGGAAACAATCAAATACGAAAATCCAAACTTGGGTGGGAGAGAACTTATCGAAAAGCTCATGGAGACGATAAACGACTGGATCAGAAATAAAGCGGCAATTTACTGGGATGAAGGAAAAAAGGACTATCTAACGGAAGAACTCAAATCAGATAGGGTAGAGACGTTAAGGGGAGTTGTTTTAAGGCTTAGGAGATTTTTGAGAAATTATGGGGGATTATTAACCAGTGAGGACTTAATATCCCAAATTGAGCCTGGAAAGGCAAACGTTATCGACCTCGGGCCCTTAGACGAGGGCCAAATGAAAGTCGTTGTCGGAAAACTGCTCCAGGGAATATTTGAGGCAAGAGTAGACTATGAAAAAGCCAGAAAGACTCTTGAACGCATAGAAGAAGAGCTAAGAGAAAGCAGGGCTGCGAAAACATCAAAACTCGAAGAAGAAATCGAAGAGCTCAAAGAACTTATGAAGAGCATCGAAAAGAAAAGTAAAGCACTTGCTGAGCCAATACTCATGATAGTGGAGGAGGCACACATCTTTGCCCCGCAAGGAGAACACAATGATGCCGTGAGGGTTTTGAGCAGAATTGCCAGGGAGGGAAGAAAGTTTGGAGTTGGGCTTGGAATAGTATCCCAAAGACCAAACAAACTTAATGAAGACGTCTTAAGCCAGACAAACACCAAGATAATCCTGAGGATTGTAAACCCAAGAGACCAAGAGTATGTCCTAAAGGCAAGCGAGCAGTTGAGCAACGACTTGCTAGCTGACATAGCCTCCCTCGGAAAAGGAGAGGCAGTTATAGTTGGCCAAGCAATAGCCCTTCCAGCGCTTGTTAAGATTTACAACTTCAAAGAAAAGGGCGGCGATTATGGAGGAGAGGACATAGGAGTTGTATCAAGGTGGCGTAAAAGAGCAGAAGAAGAGAAGAGAGAGGAAGAAATTCAGCAGGCTTATGAAGATGAGGGGATAGAGTATGACCTTTAA
- the mre11 gene encoding DNA double-strand break repair protein Mre11: MTFKFAHIADVHLGFEQYRLPYRAEEFRKTFETAIKKAVEEKVDFILIAGDLFHRSNPSPQTIKEAIDILSIPKEEGIPVFAIEGNHDRTQKRISAYNLLESLGLMYVLGFSEEKKENKYQTTEKANGKLIVKGVFEKGNKSLEIYGLKFMSAAWFERNKLSEYFKPSGDAVLMLHQGIKEMMDSLRLETQRDYFEITLEDLPEGFLYYAMGHIHKKWQTNKGLGVVAYPGSLERWDFGDYEIRYRWNGETFVPQAGEDKGFLIVEDFKPRFVKLDVRPFYDVKIKADERAARQELKKLSTKIPKEAFLRVDIEWERPFDVSFLHEIFEVEYLHIRTKFKRPSFRPTQTTDLRGFFNPLELKILELVGEKEFEAFEEVIELFLRGSIPEKESTPNKEERKEEVKEKVVMKQEEGEKKPEEKKIKKIKKPPEKKSDLLSWLKG; this comes from the coding sequence ATGACCTTTAAATTTGCCCACATTGCAGATGTACATCTTGGGTTTGAGCAGTACAGACTGCCCTACAGAGCCGAGGAGTTTAGAAAAACCTTTGAGACTGCAATAAAAAAGGCAGTTGAGGAAAAAGTGGACTTTATACTTATTGCGGGAGACCTCTTTCACCGCAGCAACCCAAGCCCCCAGACAATAAAGGAAGCCATAGACATCCTTTCGATCCCAAAAGAAGAAGGAATTCCGGTTTTTGCAATTGAAGGAAACCACGACAGAACCCAAAAGAGGATTTCCGCATACAATCTTCTAGAATCCCTGGGGTTGATGTACGTTCTCGGCTTCAGCGAGGAGAAGAAAGAAAACAAGTATCAGACCACAGAGAAAGCCAATGGAAAGCTAATCGTCAAAGGGGTCTTCGAAAAAGGGAACAAAAGCCTAGAGATTTATGGGTTGAAGTTCATGAGTGCTGCATGGTTTGAGAGAAACAAGCTGAGCGAGTACTTTAAGCCAAGCGGAGACGCTGTGCTTATGCTCCACCAGGGGATAAAGGAAATGATGGACAGCCTGAGACTGGAAACGCAGAGGGACTACTTCGAGATAACCCTCGAAGACCTGCCAGAGGGCTTTCTTTACTACGCAATGGGGCACATACACAAAAAGTGGCAGACAAACAAAGGATTAGGTGTAGTTGCTTATCCCGGTTCATTGGAGAGGTGGGACTTTGGGGACTACGAAATAAGATACAGGTGGAACGGAGAGACTTTTGTTCCCCAAGCCGGAGAGGACAAGGGATTTCTGATAGTTGAAGATTTCAAACCAAGGTTTGTAAAACTCGACGTTAGGCCTTTCTACGATGTTAAAATTAAAGCTGACGAAAGGGCTGCAAGGCAGGAGCTCAAAAAGCTGAGCACAAAGATACCAAAGGAAGCTTTCTTGAGGGTGGACATTGAATGGGAGAGGCCTTTTGACGTGTCTTTTCTCCACGAAATCTTCGAAGTTGAATACCTCCACATAAGAACGAAGTTCAAACGACCATCCTTCAGGCCAACCCAAACCACAGATCTAAGAGGGTTCTTTAATCCCCTAGAGCTCAAAATACTCGAACTTGTTGGCGAGAAGGAATTTGAAGCTTTTGAAGAAGTTATCGAGCTCTTCTTAAGAGGCTCTATACCTGAGAAAGAATCTACGCCCAACAAAGAAGAGAGAAAAGAGGAAGTTAAAGAAAAGGTTGTTATGAAACAAGAAGAGGGGGAAAAGAAGCCTGAAGAGAAGAAAATCAAGAAGATAAAAAAGCCACCAGAGAAGAAATCGGACTTATTGTCCTGGCTCAAAGGGTGA
- the rad50 gene encoding DNA double-strand break repair ATPase Rad50 — MRIEKIIVRDFRSHEFTKVTFTPGINLIIGQNGSGKSSLLDAILVGLYWPTKPKDLKKEDILRVNGKSTEITVFFEKDNVRYQLHRNITRGIAFVKYQDGDEWHYATEAGQQPVRNWMEKMIPYDVFVNAIYIRQGEIDAILESDESREKVVRKVLGLDKYENAYNNLLEVRKAIDRKINAIEEYLTAMRNIDEIIEQTQKNLTEVIKGINEISPKIPKLRENAERIKERLYQLDDLLEQLNKVKEERNELEKTLKGVATRINALLESIDERKKKIEELRKKLEKLEEIKPQAKRYKELEKFQREYSEVKARIEKELKGYEGKLSQIEERLKELLQKEKELKELEEKIGGIEEKLESLKRAAEEHEEATRIKKTIETLKNRLSLSEEDIKVLKDEIEEAKRRRDEIRDRLEKIGEEKGKLRSLSEQRDKAIAELMKAEGKCPVCGAELTDEHREELIASYRAEIGEYKAKMRELEEEEKKLRAELVSIEKTLNKERIVIENEGILKQIKEHEEKLAQFNINELEKKAKEYEELSREKNQLEGKLKGIVEELKKKPVFKRMKISIEGKIENAKRELQGYENKLKELGFENESELKVELEKLRPLYEEYLKLLDVKEELEKEEERLSREEKELKVLEKQKHKLEAQLSLLEERVAELEKKYNKEEHEKLRREYVEAREALTKAETELENLEKRKEELSKNLESLQKERENVKNKKKELEELKKAREKVQELREKVRVFKNLLKEDALAKVGEYASEIFEELTEEKYSGITVKAKENKVVLGVIYDGKERELSFLSGGERIALGLAFRLALSLYLAGEIPLLIMDEPTPYLDEERRRRLVDIMERYLRKIPQVIIVSHDEELKDAADRVVRVRLENGTSRVEEVEVG, encoded by the coding sequence ATGAGGATTGAGAAAATAATAGTGAGAGATTTCCGCTCACATGAGTTCACAAAGGTAACGTTTACACCCGGGATAAACCTGATAATAGGACAAAACGGTTCTGGAAAAAGTTCCCTCCTCGATGCGATACTCGTCGGGCTTTACTGGCCCACAAAGCCCAAAGACCTCAAGAAGGAAGACATCCTCAGGGTGAACGGAAAAAGCACAGAAATAACGGTATTCTTTGAAAAAGATAATGTACGATACCAGCTCCACAGGAACATAACCAGAGGTATAGCTTTCGTCAAGTATCAAGACGGTGATGAGTGGCATTATGCAACTGAAGCCGGTCAGCAGCCCGTGAGGAACTGGATGGAAAAAATGATTCCCTATGATGTATTTGTGAATGCAATATACATAAGGCAAGGCGAAATCGACGCAATTTTAGAGAGTGATGAGAGCAGAGAAAAAGTCGTTAGAAAAGTTCTTGGGTTGGACAAATATGAAAACGCGTACAACAACCTCCTCGAAGTCAGAAAAGCTATAGACCGGAAGATTAACGCAATTGAGGAGTACCTTACAGCAATGAGGAACATTGACGAAATAATAGAGCAAACACAAAAGAACTTGACAGAGGTAATAAAGGGAATAAACGAGATTTCCCCCAAAATCCCGAAACTGAGAGAAAATGCCGAGAGGATAAAGGAGAGACTCTACCAACTTGACGATCTTTTGGAACAGCTCAATAAAGTAAAAGAAGAGAGAAATGAACTCGAAAAGACTCTCAAAGGGGTAGCAACGAGAATAAATGCACTGCTTGAATCAATAGATGAGAGGAAAAAGAAAATAGAAGAGCTAAGGAAGAAGCTGGAAAAGCTCGAAGAAATTAAACCCCAAGCCAAGAGGTACAAAGAGCTCGAAAAGTTCCAGAGAGAATACAGTGAAGTAAAAGCAAGAATTGAAAAAGAGCTTAAAGGCTACGAAGGAAAGCTTTCTCAGATAGAAGAAAGACTCAAAGAGCTCTTGCAGAAAGAAAAAGAGCTGAAAGAGCTTGAAGAAAAAATTGGCGGGATAGAAGAAAAGCTTGAAAGCCTGAAGCGGGCTGCAGAAGAACACGAAGAAGCCACGAGAATCAAGAAGACAATAGAGACCCTAAAGAATAGATTATCCCTTAGCGAGGAGGACATTAAAGTTCTCAAAGACGAGATAGAAGAGGCAAAGAGAAGAAGAGACGAAATCCGCGATAGGCTGGAAAAAATTGGGGAAGAAAAAGGAAAACTCAGGAGCCTTTCTGAACAGAGAGACAAAGCAATAGCAGAACTAATGAAAGCCGAAGGAAAGTGTCCTGTCTGCGGTGCCGAGCTTACAGATGAGCACAGAGAAGAGCTTATCGCAAGCTACAGAGCAGAAATCGGCGAATACAAAGCAAAGATGAGGGAGCTCGAAGAAGAAGAAAAGAAGCTCAGAGCCGAGCTCGTAAGCATTGAAAAGACTTTGAACAAAGAACGCATAGTGATAGAAAACGAAGGAATATTGAAACAGATAAAAGAACACGAGGAAAAACTGGCACAGTTCAACATCAACGAGCTTGAGAAAAAGGCCAAAGAGTACGAAGAACTCTCAAGGGAGAAAAACCAGCTTGAAGGCAAGCTCAAGGGGATTGTTGAAGAGCTCAAAAAGAAGCCGGTGTTCAAAAGAATGAAGATAAGCATAGAGGGCAAGATAGAAAACGCCAAAAGAGAGCTTCAGGGATATGAGAACAAACTCAAGGAACTTGGGTTTGAAAATGAGAGCGAACTTAAAGTAGAGCTCGAAAAATTGAGACCCCTCTACGAGGAGTACCTCAAACTTTTGGACGTTAAAGAAGAACTTGAGAAAGAAGAAGAACGCCTTAGCAGAGAAGAAAAAGAATTAAAGGTTCTGGAAAAGCAAAAACACAAACTTGAAGCACAGCTTTCACTGCTGGAGGAGAGAGTTGCTGAGCTCGAGAAAAAGTACAACAAAGAAGAGCACGAAAAGCTGAGAAGAGAATATGTTGAGGCAAGAGAAGCCCTAACGAAGGCAGAAACTGAGCTTGAAAACCTCGAAAAAAGAAAAGAGGAGTTGAGCAAAAACCTAGAGAGCCTCCAGAAGGAGAGGGAAAACGTTAAGAACAAGAAAAAAGAGCTTGAAGAGCTGAAAAAAGCCAGAGAAAAAGTTCAAGAGCTCAGAGAAAAGGTCAGGGTATTTAAAAACCTCCTCAAGGAAGATGCACTTGCAAAAGTTGGAGAATACGCGAGCGAAATATTTGAGGAACTAACAGAAGAGAAGTACTCTGGAATAACTGTGAAGGCAAAAGAGAACAAAGTTGTTCTTGGGGTTATATACGATGGAAAAGAAAGGGAGCTTTCATTCTTGAGCGGTGGTGAGAGAATAGCCCTCGGTCTGGCGTTTAGATTGGCTCTATCCCTCTACCTTGCGGGAGAGATTCCCCTCCTCATAATGGATGAGCCGACACCTTATCTCGACGAGGAGAGGAGAAGAAGGCTCGTGGACATAATGGAGCGATATCTGAGGAAAATCCCCCAGGTAATAATAGTTTCGCACGACGAGGAGCTCAAGGATGCCGCAGATAGAGTGGTGAGAGTCAGGCTTGAAAACGGCACTTCGAGAGTAGAAGAAGTAGAGGTGGGATGA
- the nurA gene encoding DNA double-strand break repair nuclease NurA: MYRLISKYQADKILQMLKGELKEVEGALKGRVDWRPLPEKKESKVYAVDGSQGKARLSGTIIYTVASFAFGNGKSARLVYTNAMTYNHGISDQIIRLQMETLENKLGALVGNEEHMILMDGTLTGSLTRPPVYPESVKGITTLIHTLGEDKLGELIRDFMERLDEHYLDLEKRLAEERELYSGVILADEVIDEYSEFYKAMEGKEIVNYDGALKRLRDALKAEIPRSEIIKMAEELDEYSEPKTLTLEEARNTIHVVLGYLEYLYSLEKLLQRELIYIAKSFYNRKITSKLGIDLLDVPFIDAYLVKTHGGELPGYCVIYDPERAEEKKKIAHRLPRILRKYFPTVQRFIETGVPSAYIRTMKGGIIYLLQSNTSINDELIAKLLWHESNGYIRPLQRAHEGVKIEQKAFRAELEALMNYLKKKDKELRVFIKYGRSPLE; this comes from the coding sequence ATGTACCGCCTCATTTCCAAATATCAAGCAGACAAAATCCTCCAGATGCTCAAAGGAGAACTCAAAGAAGTTGAAGGAGCCCTAAAGGGCAGAGTAGATTGGAGACCTCTCCCCGAAAAAAAGGAGAGCAAAGTTTATGCTGTTGATGGAAGTCAAGGAAAGGCAAGGCTGAGTGGAACAATAATTTATACAGTTGCCTCTTTTGCCTTTGGAAACGGTAAAAGTGCTCGGCTGGTCTATACAAATGCCATGACATACAACCATGGAATTTCCGACCAGATAATAAGACTTCAAATGGAGACTTTAGAAAACAAGCTCGGGGCGCTAGTAGGGAATGAGGAGCATATGATTTTGATGGACGGAACGCTCACCGGTTCATTAACAAGACCTCCCGTTTATCCCGAGAGCGTTAAAGGGATAACCACCTTAATTCATACGTTGGGAGAAGATAAACTGGGAGAACTCATCAGGGACTTCATGGAGAGGCTCGATGAGCACTATCTCGATTTAGAAAAGCGCCTTGCTGAGGAAAGGGAGCTCTACAGTGGAGTTATACTCGCGGACGAGGTTATAGATGAATACTCAGAGTTCTACAAAGCAATGGAAGGCAAAGAGATTGTAAACTACGACGGTGCCCTAAAGAGGTTGAGGGATGCGCTAAAAGCCGAGATTCCCAGAAGTGAGATAATAAAAATGGCCGAAGAGCTGGATGAATACAGTGAGCCAAAGACATTAACCCTTGAAGAGGCAAGAAACACCATTCATGTTGTCCTAGGCTATCTGGAGTACCTCTACTCACTAGAGAAGCTCCTCCAAAGGGAGCTAATCTACATCGCAAAGAGCTTCTACAACAGGAAAATCACGTCAAAACTGGGCATAGATCTCCTTGACGTGCCGTTTATCGATGCATATCTTGTCAAAACGCATGGCGGAGAACTTCCCGGTTACTGTGTAATATACGACCCGGAAAGGGCTGAAGAAAAAAAGAAAATAGCCCACCGTCTGCCGAGGATTTTGAGGAAATACTTCCCCACCGTCCAGAGGTTCATAGAAACGGGAGTTCCCTCAGCGTATATAAGAACCATGAAGGGGGGCATCATATACCTGCTCCAATCCAACACCTCAATCAACGATGAGCTGATAGCAAAATTGCTGTGGCACGAGAGCAACGGCTATATAAGACCGCTCCAGAGAGCCCACGAAGGGGTAAAAATTGAACAAAAAGCCTTCAGAGCTGAGCTTGAAGCCCTCATGAACTATCTGAAAAAGAAAGACAAGGAGCTGAGGGTTTTCATAAAATATGGAAGGTCTCCGCTCGAGTGA
- the tgtA gene encoding tRNA guanosine(15) transglycosylase TgtA codes for MDFKFEIKARDAAGRIGKIEVNGKKLETPAIMPVVNPKQLIVAPKELKEMGFDIIITNSYIIYKDEELREKALENGIHRLLGYDGIIEVDSGSFQLMRYGGVEVTNREIIEFQHKIGVDIGTFLDIPTIPDAPREKAEEDLKITLERAKEAESIKSIPMNATVQGSTYPDLRTYAARKLSEMNFEIHPIGAVVPLMESYRYRDLVDVVIASKIGLRPDRPVHLFGAGHPMVFALAVAMGIDLFDSASYALYAKDDRYMTPEGTKRLEELEYFPCSCPVCSRHTPQELREMPKEERTRLLALHNLWVIREELNRVKQAIKEGTLWQLVDERSRSHPKMFAAYKRLLEYKDYLEENEPITKASAFFKVSEEIMKTPVVLRAKQRAERVKGKFPETISHPIFGEIPKYLSLTFPFAQSEGEEDFTIEKPSKEEAKLYVQAVAEYQFGEGASEAFRDIFVELSRKTGMPRQIKAGGKHVATFRAEDGLLTLGIEGARRLHKLLPYPMKRVVVNKDAEPFARRGKNVFAKFVIDADESIRPYDEVLVVNKNDELLATGQSLLNGKELKIFQQGLAVKVRRGVE; via the coding sequence ATGGACTTCAAATTCGAGATAAAAGCGCGAGATGCTGCGGGAAGAATAGGAAAAATTGAAGTTAACGGGAAAAAGCTCGAAACTCCAGCTATTATGCCCGTAGTTAACCCTAAGCAGCTCATAGTGGCTCCTAAAGAGCTCAAAGAAATGGGCTTTGACATTATAATCACGAACTCCTACATAATTTACAAAGACGAAGAGCTGAGAGAGAAAGCCCTTGAAAATGGTATTCACAGGCTTTTGGGCTACGATGGCATAATAGAGGTCGATTCCGGAAGCTTCCAACTTATGAGATATGGTGGAGTAGAGGTTACCAATAGAGAGATTATAGAGTTCCAGCACAAGATAGGCGTTGACATAGGGACGTTTCTTGACATCCCAACAATTCCAGATGCTCCAAGGGAGAAAGCTGAAGAGGACCTTAAGATAACACTCGAGAGAGCAAAAGAGGCTGAGAGCATAAAGAGCATACCCATGAATGCCACCGTTCAGGGCTCAACATATCCCGACCTGAGAACCTACGCCGCTAGAAAATTAAGCGAAATGAACTTTGAGATCCATCCGATTGGTGCTGTTGTTCCGTTGATGGAGAGCTACCGCTATAGGGATTTGGTTGATGTTGTAATAGCCTCAAAAATTGGGCTAAGACCGGACAGACCTGTTCACCTCTTCGGCGCTGGGCATCCGATGGTATTTGCTCTGGCAGTTGCGATGGGAATTGACCTCTTTGATTCGGCAAGCTACGCCCTTTACGCTAAAGACGACCGTTACATGACACCTGAAGGAACCAAGAGGCTTGAAGAGCTTGAGTATTTCCCATGCTCGTGTCCTGTTTGTTCTCGCCATACACCGCAAGAGCTGCGCGAGATGCCAAAGGAAGAGAGAACGAGGCTTCTAGCCCTTCACAACCTATGGGTCATTAGAGAGGAGTTAAACCGGGTGAAGCAGGCAATAAAAGAGGGAACCCTCTGGCAGCTAGTTGATGAGCGTTCAAGGTCTCACCCAAAAATGTTTGCCGCTTACAAAAGGCTGCTTGAATACAAGGACTACCTCGAGGAGAACGAGCCGATAACAAAGGCCTCTGCCTTTTTCAAGGTTAGTGAGGAGATCATGAAAACTCCCGTAGTTTTGAGGGCAAAGCAAAGAGCTGAAAGGGTAAAAGGGAAGTTCCCGGAGACAATCAGCCATCCCATTTTTGGCGAAATTCCAAAATACCTGAGCTTAACTTTCCCGTTTGCCCAGAGCGAGGGGGAGGAGGACTTCACAATAGAGAAGCCCTCAAAGGAGGAAGCGAAGCTTTACGTTCAGGCTGTTGCTGAATATCAGTTTGGCGAAGGAGCGAGTGAAGCCTTTAGAGATATTTTTGTCGAGCTCTCAAGAAAGACCGGAATGCCAAGACAGATAAAAGCTGGAGGCAAGCACGTGGCAACTTTTAGAGCGGAAGACGGTCTTTTGACTCTTGGAATTGAAGGAGCAAGAAGACTGCACAAGCTTCTCCCCTATCCAATGAAAAGGGTTGTTGTTAATAAAGATGCGGAGCCCTTTGCAAGAAGAGGAAAGAACGTCTTTGCGAAGTTTGTGATTGATGCAGATGAGTCTATAAGGCCATACGACGAAGTTCTTGTGGTGAATAAGAACGATGAGCTTTTGGCAACCGGACAAAGCCTGTTAAACGGCAAAGAACTTAAGATATTCCAGCAGGGGCTTGCGGTAAAAGTTAGAAGGGGAGTTGAGTGA